In Prevotella sp. oral taxon 475, one DNA window encodes the following:
- a CDS encoding M15 family metallopeptidase, which produces MILSLLLCLALTATSSLRAQPSKSPIEQQLEHHGYIDVQQLDTSLFVSLMYARADNFVGFPLYTNLRRAYLHPHAAAALVRAQRRLKQLRPDLSLKVYDAARPMRIQQRMWDKVKNTPMQNYVSNPAHGGGLHNYGLAVDITLCDLRGDTLDMGTRIDYLGRRAHIDIEDQLVAQHQISSSARRNRRLLRQVMRWAGFKPLRTEWWHFNYTTRARARLHYSVIE; this is translated from the coding sequence ATGATTCTCTCTCTTCTTCTCTGCCTCGCACTGACGGCCACGTCCTCGCTCCGAGCGCAACCCTCCAAAAGCCCCATCGAACAACAGTTGGAACATCATGGTTATATCGACGTGCAACAACTCGACACCTCCCTCTTCGTTTCGCTCATGTACGCTCGCGCCGACAATTTCGTGGGCTTTCCCCTCTACACAAATCTACGCAGGGCCTACCTCCATCCCCACGCCGCAGCGGCATTAGTGCGTGCCCAGCGACGTTTGAAACAACTGCGTCCCGACCTAAGCCTCAAGGTCTACGATGCCGCTCGTCCTATGCGCATCCAGCAGCGTATGTGGGACAAGGTGAAAAACACTCCGATGCAAAACTACGTGAGCAATCCCGCACACGGCGGCGGACTACACAACTATGGTCTCGCCGTAGACATCACCCTCTGCGACCTTCGAGGCGACACTCTTGACATGGGCACCCGCATTGACTATCTGGGCCGACGGGCTCACATTGACATCGAAGATCAACTCGTAGCACAACACCAAATTAGCTCCTCCGCTCGACGCAATCGACGGCTTCTGCGACAGGTCATGCGCTGGGCGGGCTTCAAACCGTTGCGCACCGAGTGGTGGCACTTCAACTACACCACTCGCGCGAGGGCTAGACTCCATTACTCTGTGATAGAATAA
- a CDS encoding glycosyltransferase family 2 protein — protein sequence MKYSFIIPVFNRPDEVDELLESLTHQKLQDFEVIVVEDGSTLPCQDVCQKYASRLSLHYYMKENSGPGQSRNYGVDRARGKYVIILDSDVVLPEGYLDAVEAELQRLPADAFGGPDNAHPSFTDTQKAISYSMTAFFTTGGIRGGKKKLDRFYPRSFNMGVRREAYLQLGGFSKMRFGEDIDFSLRIFQAGLRCRLFPQAWVWHKRRTDFRKFFRQVYNSGIARINLYKRHPQSLKPVHLLPMLFTLGVIFLFLTLIWGAILQVFGQEGMQRGVGFLLINSALLPIVLYSGALFIDSLRVYRRPRIALLCIVAAFVQLMGYGFGFLAAWWRRCLLGKDEFAAFEKTFYK from the coding sequence ATGAAATACTCCTTTATCATTCCTGTTTTCAATCGTCCTGACGAAGTGGACGAACTGTTGGAAAGTCTTACGCACCAGAAGCTGCAAGATTTTGAAGTGATTGTCGTTGAAGACGGGTCGACACTGCCTTGCCAGGATGTCTGCCAGAAGTATGCCTCACGACTCTCCTTACATTATTATATGAAGGAGAATTCCGGACCCGGACAGAGCCGCAACTACGGTGTAGATCGCGCCCGGGGCAAATACGTCATCATCTTAGATAGCGACGTGGTACTGCCCGAGGGTTATCTCGACGCCGTAGAAGCCGAACTCCAACGCCTGCCTGCCGATGCTTTCGGTGGTCCCGACAATGCTCATCCGTCTTTTACCGACACGCAGAAAGCCATCTCCTACTCCATGACTGCTTTCTTCACCACTGGCGGCATCCGTGGCGGCAAGAAGAAGCTTGACCGATTCTATCCCCGATCCTTCAATATGGGTGTGCGCCGGGAGGCTTACCTACAGCTCGGCGGATTCTCCAAAATGCGTTTCGGCGAAGATATCGACTTCTCCCTTCGCATCTTCCAAGCCGGACTACGTTGCCGACTCTTCCCCCAGGCCTGGGTGTGGCACAAGCGGCGCACCGACTTCCGCAAATTCTTCCGTCAAGTCTACAACAGCGGCATCGCCCGCATCAACCTCTACAAACGTCATCCCCAATCGCTCAAACCTGTGCATCTCCTACCAATGCTTTTTACTTTGGGCGTGATCTTTCTCTTCCTCACATTGATATGGGGAGCCATCTTACAGGTTTTTGGTCAGGAGGGCATGCAGCGCGGTGTGGGATTCCTGCTTATAAATAGTGCCCTCTTACCGATTGTTCTCTACTCCGGTGCTCTCTTCATCGACTCGCTTCGAGTCTATCGCCGCCCTCGTATCGCGTTGCTTTGCATTGTCGCCGCCTTTGTTCAGCTCATGGGCTATGGCTTCGGCTTTTTGGCAGCCTGGTGGAGACGTTGCCTCTTGGGAAAAGATGAATTTGCAGCCTTCGAGAAAACGTTTTATAAGTAG
- the dprA gene encoding DNA-processing protein DprA: protein MNENEKLYAIALTRLNYFNLAGLAELYRRLGSATAVVEHRQDIRAVLPNASPRLVEAMKTIDRHLRLAETELEYNARNGIETLCMADSRYPQRLKECDDAPLVLFYKGTANLNAPRVVCVVGTRRCTVYGQDLVRRLMQDLRSLCPELLVVSGLAYGVDINAHRCALQNGFPTVGILAHGLDDLYPPRHRPTADEMVKNGGLLTEFLTNTNADKLNFVRRNRIVAGISDACIVVESAAHGGGLITASIANSYGRDVFAFPGAVGAPYSEGCNHLIRDNKAALITSALDFVRAMNWEDELRCRQKGRLAVERQLFPDLSAEEQRIVATLQKHNDLQINMLSVQAGIPISHLTSLLFQLEMKGVIKMLAGGTYHLLG, encoded by the coding sequence ATGAACGAAAATGAAAAACTGTATGCCATTGCACTGACTCGCCTCAACTACTTCAATCTGGCGGGTTTGGCAGAACTCTATCGTCGATTGGGCTCTGCTACGGCCGTGGTAGAACATCGACAAGACATCCGAGCGGTGTTGCCCAATGCCTCGCCAAGGCTTGTCGAGGCGATGAAAACAATCGATCGGCATCTGCGCCTCGCTGAAACCGAACTGGAATATAATGCCCGCAACGGCATTGAAACGCTCTGTATGGCCGACTCTCGCTATCCGCAGAGACTCAAAGAGTGTGATGATGCACCGCTGGTGCTCTTTTATAAGGGTACGGCCAACCTCAATGCGCCGCGTGTGGTCTGTGTGGTGGGCACACGGCGGTGCACTGTTTATGGGCAAGACCTTGTTCGGCGATTGATGCAAGACCTCCGGTCGCTTTGTCCAGAACTGCTCGTCGTCAGCGGTTTAGCTTATGGCGTGGATATCAATGCCCATCGTTGTGCCTTGCAAAATGGGTTTCCTACGGTGGGGATTCTGGCTCACGGACTGGATGATCTCTATCCTCCGAGACACCGACCAACGGCCGACGAGATGGTGAAAAATGGCGGACTGCTCACCGAATTCCTTACTAATACCAATGCCGATAAGCTGAACTTCGTGCGGAGAAACCGCATCGTGGCAGGTATCTCGGATGCTTGCATCGTGGTAGAGAGTGCTGCGCATGGCGGTGGACTGATCACTGCTTCTATTGCCAACAGCTATGGGCGCGACGTTTTTGCCTTTCCCGGTGCCGTAGGGGCTCCCTATAGCGAGGGTTGCAACCATCTGATACGTGACAATAAGGCCGCCTTGATCACTTCGGCCCTGGACTTTGTTCGGGCTATGAACTGGGAAGACGAACTGAGATGCCGACAGAAGGGACGACTGGCGGTGGAACGGCAACTCTTTCCCGACCTGTCTGCCGAGGAGCAACGCATTGTAGCTACACTTCAAAAACACAACGACTTGCAAATCAATATGCTCTCTGTGCAGGCCGGCATTCCCATTTCGCACCTCACTTCTCTGCTCTTTCAACTCGAAATGAAGGGCGTCATCAAGATGTTGGCTGGCGGGACCTACCACCTTTTGGGGTGA
- a CDS encoding uracil-xanthine permease family protein, which produces MQPIHLSPAKRIVVGVQFLFVAFGATVLVPLLVGLDPSTALLTAGLGTFLFHFVTKGKVPIFLGSSFAFIAPILSASKQWGMPGTLAGLLGVSLVYFTMSALVKWQGRRLLNRLFPPVVIGPVIILIGLSLSSSAVDMAKSNWLLAFISLITAILVLTLGRGLLKLVPVVCGIAAGYVVAWQIGEVDFRPVLQAPWFALPASVAHFSLPEFSWEPLLFMIPVAIAPVIEHIGDVYVVGAVAEKDFTQDPGLHRTLLGDGLACLASAFLAGPPVTTYSEVTGAMSITKVTSPAVIRIAAVTAIVFSVIGKLSALLRSIPQAVLGGIMLLLFGTIASVGLLNLMRHKVDLNQTRNIIIVAVTLTMGIGGAVLSYGNFAISGIGLSAIVGIVLNLCLPQEEKKDKEGRSKEDVVKE; this is translated from the coding sequence ATGCAACCCATCCATCTATCCCCCGCCAAGCGCATTGTCGTAGGCGTTCAGTTTCTTTTTGTGGCTTTCGGAGCCACCGTTTTAGTTCCGCTTCTTGTGGGTCTCGATCCCTCTACCGCTCTTCTCACGGCCGGCCTGGGAACCTTCCTCTTTCATTTTGTCACGAAAGGTAAGGTTCCCATTTTCTTAGGGTCGAGCTTTGCCTTTATTGCGCCCATCCTCTCGGCCAGCAAACAGTGGGGTATGCCTGGCACATTGGCGGGCTTGTTGGGCGTTTCGCTGGTTTATTTTACGATGAGTGCGCTGGTGAAATGGCAGGGCCGGCGTTTGCTCAATCGTCTTTTCCCGCCTGTAGTCATCGGTCCGGTGATTATTTTAATCGGTCTTTCGCTCTCGTCGAGTGCTGTCGATATGGCGAAGAGCAACTGGCTACTGGCCTTCATCTCGCTCATTACCGCCATTTTGGTGCTCACTTTGGGGCGCGGACTGCTCAAATTGGTGCCCGTGGTATGTGGCATTGCCGCAGGATATGTTGTTGCCTGGCAGATAGGCGAGGTGGATTTCCGTCCTGTTCTGCAAGCCCCTTGGTTTGCGTTGCCAGCCTCTGTGGCTCATTTTTCTCTGCCGGAGTTCAGTTGGGAGCCGCTTCTCTTCATGATACCGGTGGCCATTGCCCCGGTCATCGAGCACATTGGCGATGTGTATGTGGTAGGAGCCGTAGCCGAAAAAGACTTCACCCAAGACCCCGGATTGCACCGAACGCTTCTGGGCGACGGCTTGGCGTGTTTGGCATCGGCCTTTTTGGCGGGGCCTCCGGTCACCACTTACTCTGAAGTGACTGGTGCAATGAGCATCACCAAGGTGACTTCGCCCGCTGTGATCCGCATTGCTGCAGTTACGGCTATCGTCTTTTCGGTGATCGGCAAATTGAGTGCGCTGCTCAGAAGCATTCCGCAGGCTGTTTTAGGCGGTATTATGCTGTTGCTTTTCGGTACGATCGCCAGTGTGGGACTTCTCAATCTGATGCGCCACAAGGTAGATCTCAATCAGACGCGGAACATCATTATCGTAGCCGTTACCCTGACAATGGGCATCGGCGGTGCGGTGTTGTCTTACGGAAACTTCGCCATCAGCGGCATCGGCTTGTCGGCCATCGTCGGTATCGTGCTGAATCTCTGCCTCCCGCAGGAGGAAAAGAAGGATAAGGAGGGGAGAAGTAAGGAGGATGTAGTAAAGGAGTAA
- the radC gene encoding DNA repair protein RadC, giving the protein MNITDWAPEDRPREKMERYGASRLTNAELLALLISSGSDQENAVDLMKRILADCNNNLNTLGKLTLHDLTTYHGIGPAKASLILAACELGKRRQIQTAEERADLGSATAIYNYMHPRLQDLDVEEAWALLLNRNYKLIKPLLLSHGGITETAIDVRVLLREALLNHATIIALCHNHPSNNATPSPQDDRLTQAIQRACETLRIYLLDHLIITDGQYYSYREEGRIL; this is encoded by the coding sequence ATGAACATTACCGACTGGGCCCCTGAAGACCGCCCACGAGAGAAGATGGAACGCTACGGAGCTTCTCGCCTCACCAACGCCGAACTGCTGGCTCTACTCATCAGCTCTGGCTCCGACCAAGAAAACGCTGTTGACCTCATGAAACGCATTCTCGCCGACTGCAATAACAATCTCAACACCCTGGGCAAACTCACCCTTCATGACCTCACCACTTATCATGGCATCGGACCAGCCAAAGCCTCTCTCATCCTTGCAGCCTGCGAACTGGGCAAGCGTCGTCAAATCCAAACCGCCGAAGAACGTGCCGACCTTGGCTCTGCCACCGCTATTTACAACTATATGCATCCACGCCTGCAAGACCTCGACGTAGAAGAGGCCTGGGCTCTTCTACTCAACCGCAACTACAAACTCATCAAACCCCTGCTTCTCTCCCACGGCGGTATCACCGAGACGGCCATCGACGTGCGCGTCCTCCTGCGAGAGGCCCTGCTCAATCATGCCACTATCATTGCGCTCTGCCACAATCACCCCAGCAACAACGCCACACCCAGCCCGCAGGACGATCGCCTCACGCAAGCCATTCAGCGCGCCTGCGAAACTCTGCGCATCTATCTTCTCGACCATCTCATCATCACCGACGGGCAGTATTATAGTTATCGTGAGGAGGGAAGGATTCTTTAG
- a CDS encoding S1 RNA-binding domain-containing protein encodes MTRIKLGDNNRLTVVRRVDFGLYLDGGDEGEILLPAKYVPKGCLPGDELDVFIYLDQEERLVATTEKPLARVEEFAFLEVSWVNEYGAFLDWGLMKDLFCPFREQKQRMEMGRRYAVYVFLDEESYRLVASAKVERFFLQDFPPYRTGDEVDLLVWQQTDLGFKVIVDNAYPGLVYQNQVFKEVHPGDRMQGFILGVREDGKIDVSLQPLGRQQTVDFAKVLYDDLQAHGGFCALGDKSDAEEIKRRFHVSKKVYKKAVGDLYRRRLIEITPEGIRLVHS; translated from the coding sequence ATGACAAGAATAAAACTGGGAGACAACAACCGACTGACCGTTGTCAGAAGGGTAGATTTCGGACTCTATCTCGACGGCGGCGACGAGGGAGAGATTCTTTTGCCCGCCAAATATGTGCCGAAAGGCTGCCTGCCGGGCGACGAATTGGACGTATTCATCTATCTCGACCAGGAAGAAAGACTCGTGGCCACCACCGAAAAGCCGCTGGCACGCGTGGAAGAGTTTGCCTTTCTGGAGGTGTCTTGGGTGAACGAGTATGGTGCTTTCCTTGATTGGGGCCTCATGAAAGACCTCTTCTGCCCCTTCCGAGAACAAAAACAGCGCATGGAAATGGGTCGACGGTATGCGGTCTACGTCTTTTTAGACGAGGAAAGCTATCGATTGGTGGCCTCGGCAAAGGTGGAACGCTTCTTCTTACAGGACTTTCCGCCTTATCGTACAGGCGATGAGGTGGACTTATTGGTGTGGCAACAAACGGATTTGGGCTTTAAGGTGATCGTGGATAACGCTTATCCGGGACTGGTTTACCAGAATCAGGTGTTCAAAGAGGTACATCCTGGCGACCGTATGCAAGGTTTCATCCTCGGTGTGCGGGAAGACGGCAAGATAGACGTGAGCCTTCAGCCGCTGGGCAGACAGCAAACGGTCGATTTTGCCAAGGTGCTCTACGACGATCTCCAGGCTCACGGTGGCTTTTGCGCACTCGGAGACAAGAGCGATGCCGAGGAAATCAAACGTCGTTTCCACGTGAGTAAGAAGGTTTATAAGAAGGCTGTGGGCGATTTATACCGCCGACGGCTGATCGAAATCACCCCCGAAGGTATCCGGTTGGTACATTCTTGA
- a CDS encoding helix-hairpin-helix domain-containing protein, with the protein MKRRCTNKLHPLLLFVISLLLSLSTHAQTPEGWQELYARMGNAEEMESGAWQETCELLADLQAHPINLNTASREDLERLPFLTEKQIEDLCDYLYHYAPMKTLAELALIESIDTDTRLLLQYFVYLGEEKRDRFPSLKNLLKYGRHEVVAALSLPIISTQNEKKKFLGYDCRHFLRYDFHLGQRFRVGFLAAQDAGEPFFANRNRMGYDNYAFYFLLRQLGPIRTLAVGRYRLRFGMGLVIDNGYSLGKLPMLVSLGRTVSSLHAHSSRSEGQFLQGAAATLQLFPGADFTAFVSFRKIDATLTADSTGIRTINRTGYHRTRHELSRKHNAEERVFGGHLGFSSNGFHAGFTVLGTTFDQPLRPDSIQIYRRNAPTGRSFHHLSLDYGYIRRRFSITGETAMSAHQALATLNQLSWQCTERLSLLLLQRFYSYRYHAFFARSFSDGGQVNNESGLYIGFNWKPLPAIALSAYTDYAYFALPRPRCSASSHSWDHLFSAVYSRGRLSLQARYRLRFRQEDAERKSPKTAHQRTQVNKTEHRARMVFVYTLPQWFGKVQTDFSCTRKEQTNLGWMLSASGGWQNAWLRLDAMAGYFHTDNFATRIYLYERSPRYSFYFPSFFGKGLRCTLMARANIGKHLQFTAKLGTTHRAHPLQSSTSPSAITGKTKMDASLQLVGKF; encoded by the coding sequence ATGAAAAGAAGATGTACAAACAAGCTGCATCCACTGCTTTTGTTTGTTATTAGCCTCCTATTATCTTTGTCTACACACGCCCAAACTCCCGAGGGGTGGCAAGAACTGTATGCCCGAATGGGGAATGCGGAAGAGATGGAGAGCGGTGCCTGGCAAGAGACTTGCGAGCTACTGGCCGACCTTCAGGCGCATCCGATCAATCTGAATACAGCCTCTCGCGAAGATTTGGAGCGATTGCCGTTTCTTACCGAGAAGCAAATCGAAGACCTCTGCGACTATCTTTATCACTACGCCCCGATGAAAACACTGGCCGAATTGGCTCTTATCGAGTCGATCGATACCGACACTCGCCTGCTCCTACAGTATTTTGTCTACCTGGGCGAAGAGAAAAGAGATAGGTTTCCCTCGTTGAAGAATCTACTGAAGTATGGCCGTCATGAGGTGGTTGCGGCTCTCAGTCTGCCCATTATTTCGACGCAAAACGAGAAGAAGAAATTCTTAGGCTATGACTGTCGCCACTTTTTACGTTACGATTTCCATCTGGGTCAACGCTTCAGAGTGGGATTTCTCGCCGCGCAGGATGCCGGAGAGCCGTTCTTTGCCAATCGCAATAGAATGGGTTACGACAACTATGCCTTCTATTTTCTTCTGCGCCAACTCGGTCCAATCCGAACCTTAGCCGTGGGAAGATACCGACTTCGTTTCGGAATGGGATTGGTGATCGACAACGGTTACTCGCTGGGGAAACTCCCCATGCTCGTCTCACTGGGTCGCACGGTCTCTTCTTTGCACGCCCATTCGTCACGATCGGAGGGACAATTTCTACAAGGCGCGGCAGCCACCCTTCAGCTTTTCCCGGGTGCAGACTTCACCGCCTTTGTTTCTTTCCGTAAGATCGATGCCACACTGACAGCTGACAGCACGGGCATCCGCACTATCAACCGAACGGGCTATCACCGCACACGCCACGAACTGAGCCGCAAACACAACGCCGAGGAGCGGGTCTTCGGTGGACATCTGGGCTTCTCGAGCAATGGATTCCATGCGGGTTTCACAGTCCTGGGCACTACATTCGACCAACCGCTACGGCCCGATTCCATACAGATCTACCGCCGTAACGCGCCGACCGGTCGGTCGTTTCATCATCTCAGTCTTGATTACGGCTATATCCGTCGACGTTTCTCGATTACTGGAGAGACGGCCATGAGTGCCCATCAAGCCCTGGCCACCCTCAACCAACTGAGCTGGCAGTGCACCGAACGGCTATCTTTACTCCTGCTTCAGCGGTTTTATTCCTATCGTTATCACGCCTTTTTCGCCCGGAGTTTCAGCGATGGCGGACAGGTGAATAATGAAAGCGGACTCTACATCGGCTTCAACTGGAAGCCTCTGCCCGCTATTGCCCTCTCGGCTTATACCGATTACGCCTACTTCGCCCTTCCTCGTCCTCGCTGTTCCGCCTCATCCCATTCTTGGGACCATCTCTTTTCGGCCGTTTACAGCCGTGGTCGCCTCTCGTTACAAGCTCGCTACCGACTCCGATTCCGTCAAGAAGACGCAGAACGAAAGTCTCCAAAGACAGCACACCAGAGAACACAAGTCAATAAGACAGAGCATCGGGCACGAATGGTTTTCGTCTATACCCTGCCTCAATGGTTTGGCAAGGTACAGACCGATTTTTCCTGCACCCGGAAAGAGCAAACCAACCTTGGATGGATGCTCAGTGCCAGTGGCGGCTGGCAAAACGCCTGGCTGCGATTAGATGCCATGGCCGGATATTTCCATACCGACAACTTCGCCACCCGTATTTACCTCTACGAACGCAGTCCGCGTTATAGTTTTTATTTCCCTTCTTTCTTCGGTAAAGGATTGCGATGCACCCTCATGGCCCGGGCAAACATCGGCAAGCATCTACAATTCACCGCCAAATTAGGCACCACCCATCGCGCCCATCCATTGCAATCATCCACTTCGCCGTCTGCAATCACCGGAAAAACAAAAATGGATGCCAGCCTACAATTGGTTGGGAAGTTCTAA
- a CDS encoding thioesterase family protein, whose amino-acid sequence MNYIFETEMDVRDYECDIQGIVNNANYLHYAEHTRHLFLQKTGLSFAGLHEKGVDAVVARMNLQYKVPLRCDDVFVSRLALSREGIRYVFHQDLFRKSDGKLSFRASVELVCLVNGKLARSEEIDAAFQPYL is encoded by the coding sequence ATGAACTATATTTTTGAAACAGAAATGGATGTTCGCGACTACGAATGCGACATCCAGGGCATTGTCAACAATGCCAATTATTTGCATTATGCCGAACATACGCGGCATCTCTTTTTGCAGAAAACAGGTCTGAGCTTTGCCGGTCTGCACGAAAAAGGGGTGGATGCCGTGGTGGCTCGCATGAATCTGCAATACAAAGTGCCGCTCCGGTGCGACGATGTCTTTGTATCGCGCCTGGCATTGAGCCGAGAAGGCATCCGATATGTGTTCCATCAAGACCTGTTTCGCAAGAGCGACGGTAAGCTGAGCTTTCGAGCCAGCGTGGAATTGGTATGTCTGGTGAACGGAAAACTGGCTCGCAGCGAAGAGATAGACGCTGCCTTCCAACCCTATCTCTAA
- the efp gene encoding elongation factor P yields the protein MINSQEIKIGTCIRLDNQIFTCIDFQHVKPGKGNTVMRTKLKNVTTGRVLDRTFQVGFKLEDVRIERRPYQYLYQDGEDFIFMNQETFEQAPIAKEAITGVEYMKENDVVEVVTDTTDGSVLFAEMPVKTVLRITHSEPGIKGDTATNATKPATLETGVVVRVPLFINEGELIQVDTRDGSYLQRVKE from the coding sequence ATGATCAATTCGCAAGAGATCAAGATTGGAACCTGCATCCGTCTTGACAATCAGATTTTCACTTGTATCGATTTCCAACACGTGAAACCCGGCAAGGGGAACACTGTGATGCGCACCAAACTCAAAAACGTAACCACCGGGCGCGTGCTCGATCGCACTTTTCAGGTGGGTTTCAAGCTCGAGGATGTACGCATCGAACGCCGTCCTTATCAATATCTTTATCAAGATGGCGAGGATTTCATCTTTATGAATCAGGAGACCTTCGAGCAGGCTCCCATTGCCAAAGAGGCCATAACGGGTGTGGAATATATGAAGGAGAACGACGTGGTTGAGGTGGTGACCGACACGACAGACGGTTCTGTGCTCTTCGCCGAGATGCCTGTTAAGACGGTGCTCCGCATCACGCACAGCGAGCCTGGCATCAAAGGAGATACCGCTACCAATGCCACCAAGCCGGCAACGCTTGAGACGGGTGTCGTGGTTCGCGTTCCACTCTTTATCAACGAGGGCGAACTCATCCAGGTAGACACCCGCGACGGTTCCTATCTGCAAAGGGTAAAAGAGTAG
- a CDS encoding DUF2851 family protein → MEQLLHYVWKHRLFSPRPLFTTRGERVEVVDPGLPNANAGPDFFNAKIKMGGIIWAGNVEIHDLASQWHLHGHDQDERYNNVVLHVVGKADREVVTQDGKTLAQVVMEIPPEVQRHFDELRTADRYPPCYKIVPHLPALLVHSWLSALQTERLEQKTEAVLRRVERCGGSWEAAFFVTLARNYGFGINGDAFEQWAYRIPLSCAERYRDQPQQVEALLMGQAGLLEEEAIPVKYRQEAVQSEYFGQLKTAYQQMAREYNLQPMQAHLWLFLRLRPQNFPHIRLSQLAQLYASRRASLEKIVACNDIGQLRTVLSTTVSPYWQRHYVFGGESKASKKALSVASRDVLILNTVIPVLFAYGRHLHREEWCNRAFQLLEELKAEDNHIVRMWQACGLAVSHAGDTQALIQLKNEYCDRKGCLKCRIGYAYLKRKSGMEGSPERPLRPVLAP, encoded by the coding sequence ATGGAACAACTGCTGCACTATGTGTGGAAACATCGGCTCTTTTCTCCACGCCCCCTCTTCACCACCCGGGGCGAACGGGTGGAGGTGGTCGACCCGGGGCTGCCCAATGCTAATGCAGGCCCCGACTTCTTCAACGCCAAAATCAAGATGGGCGGCATCATCTGGGCAGGCAATGTGGAGATTCACGACCTGGCTTCGCAGTGGCATTTGCATGGACACGACCAAGATGAACGCTACAACAACGTGGTGCTTCATGTGGTGGGCAAGGCCGATAGAGAAGTCGTCACGCAGGACGGGAAGACTTTGGCGCAGGTGGTGATGGAGATTCCGCCGGAGGTGCAACGCCATTTCGACGAACTGAGAACGGCCGATCGCTATCCGCCCTGTTACAAAATCGTTCCTCATCTGCCGGCATTGTTGGTGCACAGTTGGCTTTCGGCCTTGCAAACCGAGCGGCTCGAGCAGAAAACCGAAGCGGTGTTGCGGCGTGTAGAACGCTGCGGCGGCTCGTGGGAGGCGGCTTTCTTCGTGACGCTGGCGCGTAACTACGGGTTCGGAATCAACGGCGATGCCTTCGAGCAATGGGCCTACCGCATCCCCTTGTCTTGCGCCGAACGCTACAGAGACCAACCCCAGCAGGTGGAGGCCTTGCTGATGGGGCAGGCAGGTCTACTCGAGGAGGAAGCCATTCCGGTTAAATATCGGCAGGAAGCGGTTCAATCCGAATACTTCGGGCAGCTGAAAACGGCCTATCAACAGATGGCCCGCGAATACAATCTTCAACCCATGCAGGCCCATCTGTGGCTCTTTCTGCGACTCCGCCCGCAAAACTTCCCCCACATCCGCCTCTCTCAGTTGGCACAACTCTATGCTTCGCGACGGGCTTCACTGGAAAAAATCGTGGCGTGCAACGACATCGGGCAGCTGCGTACAGTCCTCTCAACGACTGTTTCGCCCTATTGGCAACGGCATTACGTCTTCGGCGGCGAGAGCAAAGCCAGCAAGAAAGCACTCTCTGTGGCTTCGCGCGATGTGCTGATTCTCAACACCGTGATCCCCGTTCTTTTTGCCTACGGTCGCCATCTGCACCGGGAGGAATGGTGCAACAGGGCTTTTCAGTTGCTGGAAGAGCTGAAAGCCGAGGACAACCACATTGTCAGGATGTGGCAAGCGTGTGGCTTAGCGGTGAGCCATGCCGGCGATACGCAGGCCTTGATACAACTGAAAAATGAATATTGTGACCGAAAGGGTTGCCTGAAATGCCGCATCGGCTATGCTTATCTCAAGAGAAAATCTGGCATGGAAGGCAGCCCGGAGAGGCCTTTGAGGCCGGTTCTGGCTCCCTAA